The DNA region GTGCAAAAATTGATGGTGAATTACGTCAACTTTCTGAAAATCGATTAACACCAGAGCAATCGTTGGTGTTTGTTGAATCGTTGATGAGTGATGCGCAAAAGAAAGAGTTTCACGACACCAGTGAATGTAACTTTGCTTTTGCGGCAAAAGATTTAGGGCGCTTTCGTGTCAGTGCATTTTGGCAACGTGAATCAGCTGGCTGCGTAATGCGTCGTATTGAAACTCAAATTCCAGAAGTCGATGACTTAAAACTGCCTGCTATTCTAAAAGACCTGGTCATGAGTAAACGTGGCCTTATTATTATGGTTGGCGGAACGGGTACTGGTAAGTCAACATCGTTGGCTGCACTAGTGGGTTACCGAAACGCGCATGCCCGTGGACATATCCTTACCATCGAAGATCCCGTCGAATTTGTTCATAACCATCGTAAAAGTATTATTACTCAACGCGAAGTGGGTATTGATACTGAGTCATTTGATGCCGCACTGAAAAGCTCGTTACGCCAAGCGCCAGATGTGATTCTGATTGGTGAAATCCGCACGCAAGAAACCATGGAATTTGCGCTGTCATTTGCT from Shewanella polaris includes:
- a CDS encoding PilT/PilU family type 4a pilus ATPase, translated to MDVRPFLNIMVEKKASDLFVTAGFPPSAKIDGELRQLSENRLTPEQSLVFVESLMSDAQKKEFHDTSECNFAFAAKDLGRFRVSAFWQRESAGCVMRRIETQIPEVDDLKLPAILKDLVMSKRGLIIMVGGTGTGKSTSLAALVGYRNAHARGHILTIEDPVEFVHNHRKSIITQREVGIDTESFDAALKSSLRQAPDVILIGEIRTQETMEFALSFAETGHLCMATLHANNANQALDRIMHLVPESKHNQLLFDLSLNLRGIVAQQLIPKSDGTGRRAAIEVLINTPRVASLIAKNELHLLKETMGKSREQGMQTFDQALLDLYVEGEISYADALHHADSPNDLRLMIKLLSNETTSSGIMEGITFDKD